A window of Haloarcula sp. H-GB4 contains these coding sequences:
- the aspS gene encoding aspartate--tRNA(Asn) ligase, with amino-acid sequence MENRTYTADAAPGDTVTVAGWVHEIRDLGGIAFLILRDTTGKIQVKFEKDEMDDDLVETGLNVQRESVISVTGDVEEEPRAPTGVEVTPESVDVISEADPELPLDPSGKVDAELPTRLDNRTLDLRKDEVKAIFEIRAEVLRSVREAFRDINCTEINTPKIVATGTEGGTELFPITYFGQEAFMNQSPQLFKQLMVGSGLERVFEIGPIFRAEEHNTPRHLNEATSIDFESAFYDHTEAMDACEHVVQSAYEGVAENCQDQLEALGLEDEFAAPEGDFPRLTYEEALDKINATGELDEPLVWGDDLSTEAEHVLGQEVGEHYFITDWPSEIKPFYIKDHDDDEEVSTGFDMMHPSMELVSGGQREHRFDHLVEGFEQQGLDPEAFEYYTKMFKYGMPPHAGWGLGGERLIMTMLGLENIREAVLFPRDRQRLSP; translated from the coding sequence ATGGAAAACCGAACCTACACGGCGGACGCAGCGCCGGGTGACACGGTCACCGTCGCCGGCTGGGTCCACGAGATCCGAGACCTCGGTGGTATTGCCTTCCTTATCCTTCGAGACACCACTGGAAAGATACAGGTCAAATTCGAGAAAGACGAGATGGACGACGACCTCGTGGAAACGGGGCTGAACGTCCAGCGCGAGTCGGTCATCTCGGTGACCGGCGACGTCGAAGAGGAGCCACGCGCGCCGACCGGTGTCGAAGTCACGCCGGAGTCTGTCGACGTGATTTCGGAGGCCGACCCCGAACTGCCGCTTGACCCGTCGGGCAAGGTCGACGCCGAACTGCCGACCCGCCTCGACAACCGGACGCTCGACCTCCGCAAGGACGAGGTGAAGGCCATCTTCGAGATCCGCGCAGAGGTTCTCCGGTCGGTCCGCGAGGCGTTCCGGGACATCAACTGCACGGAGATCAACACGCCGAAGATTGTCGCCACGGGGACCGAAGGCGGCACTGAGCTGTTCCCGATCACGTACTTCGGGCAGGAAGCGTTCATGAACCAGAGCCCGCAGTTGTTCAAGCAGCTGATGGTCGGCTCTGGCCTCGAACGTGTCTTCGAAATCGGCCCGATCTTCCGTGCCGAGGAGCACAACACGCCACGGCACCTCAACGAGGCGACCTCTATCGACTTTGAGTCGGCCTTCTACGACCACACCGAGGCGATGGACGCCTGTGAGCACGTCGTCCAGTCCGCCTACGAGGGCGTCGCCGAGAACTGTCAGGACCAACTCGAAGCGCTCGGTCTTGAAGACGAGTTCGCAGCTCCCGAGGGCGACTTCCCGCGACTCACCTACGAGGAAGCGCTCGACAAAATCAACGCCACCGGCGAACTTGACGAGCCGCTGGTGTGGGGCGACGACCTCTCAACGGAGGCCGAGCACGTCCTCGGACAGGAAGTCGGCGAGCACTACTTCATCACCGACTGGCCAAGCGAGATCAAGCCGTTCTACATCAAGGACCACGACGACGATGAAGAAGTCTCGACCGGCTTCGACATGATGCACCCGTCGATGGAACTGGTCTCAGGCGGCCAGCGTGAGCACCGCTTTGACCACCTCGTCGAAGGGTTCGAACAGCAAGGGCTGGACCCGGAAGCCTTCGAGTACTACACCAAGATGTTCAAGTACGGCATGCCGCCACACGCCGGCTGGGGCCTCGGCGGCGAGCGCCTTATCATGACGATGCTCGGGCTAGAAAACATCCGAGAAGCGGTGCTGTTCCCGCGAGACCGGCAGCGCTTGTCTCCCTGA
- a CDS encoding ArsR family transcriptional regulator, whose translation MTPSDRTLSTADVDDVFEVLADWRRRAVCHYFASGDQTAADVAALASAISEQGAKSAVDATDTSPSTIRTQLEEEHLPVLHRIGLIDYDQRSGAVKYWGSPTVEKWADHAEAVTQRTDF comes from the coding sequence ATGACGCCGTCGGACAGAACGCTGTCTACGGCGGACGTAGATGATGTGTTTGAGGTTTTGGCTGACTGGCGGCGGCGGGCCGTCTGTCACTACTTCGCGAGCGGCGACCAGACAGCCGCTGACGTTGCGGCACTAGCATCGGCAATATCGGAGCAAGGGGCCAAGAGCGCAGTCGATGCAACAGACACGTCGCCCTCGACTATCCGAACACAGCTTGAAGAGGAGCACTTGCCAGTGCTGCATCGGATCGGACTCATTGACTACGACCAGCGAAGTGGCGCAGTGAAGTACTGGGGGTCGCCTACCGTCGAAAAGTGGGCTGATCACGCAGAGGCTGTCACGCAGCGGACTGACTTCTAA
- a CDS encoding ABC transporter permease, with amino-acid sequence MALPRWFPVARKEATTLLKSKGTWILAPLLVVWGYNPTYISWDLLGPDVTVGFVQVAGSFLLPLCVLLLTYRSIIQERTSGSLKFLLGLPLTRTDILIGKVFGRSVGAVVPFAVSTIVLGVIGGFKFGLFSPLRFIGVFLVTVLYIVVLVSIATAASAVTTSTVRVTAVLFGGFFLLLTLGWKIIGVRLYSAVTGNAVNPLNPPADGLLFAILRISPDRAYRTVTNGILGLANSGDQYTLVATVLYPGHSVNAYVVDAAFSGQPVPAYLHESIALVVLLLWGVIPLALASYRFNRGDLA; translated from the coding sequence ATGGCCCTCCCCCGATGGTTCCCTGTTGCACGGAAAGAGGCAACCACGTTACTCAAATCGAAAGGCACCTGGATACTTGCACCCCTGCTCGTCGTCTGGGGATATAATCCCACTTACATCAGTTGGGATCTGCTTGGCCCGGACGTTACGGTCGGGTTCGTGCAGGTAGCCGGGTCGTTCCTCCTCCCACTCTGTGTGCTGTTACTGACGTATCGGTCGATTATCCAGGAGCGCACGTCAGGCAGTCTGAAATTCCTGCTGGGGTTGCCACTCACGCGGACTGACATTCTCATCGGCAAAGTCTTCGGTCGGAGCGTCGGCGCTGTGGTACCATTTGCCGTTTCAACAATTGTTCTCGGCGTGATTGGTGGTTTCAAGTTCGGGCTGTTCTCCCCGCTGCGTTTCATCGGCGTGTTTCTGGTGACGGTACTGTACATCGTTGTGCTCGTGTCGATCGCAACAGCGGCATCGGCAGTGACGACCAGCACAGTCCGTGTAACCGCCGTACTCTTCGGCGGTTTCTTTCTGCTATTGACACTTGGGTGGAAAATCATTGGTGTCCGTCTCTACTCAGCTGTGACCGGGAACGCAGTGAATCCGCTCAACCCGCCAGCCGACGGTCTCTTGTTCGCTATCCTTCGGATTTCACCGGATCGAGCGTACCGAACTGTAACGAACGGGATACTCGGGCTGGCGAACTCCGGTGACCAGTACACGTTAGTCGCCACAGTACTGTATCCCGGGCACTCGGTCAACGCGTACGTCGTTGACGCAGCCTTCAGTGGACAGCCAGTCCCAGCCTATCTCCACGAATCGATAGCTCTCGTCGTATTGCTTCTCTGGGGAGTCATCCCACTCGCACTGGCCAGCTATCGATTCAACCGAGGTGACCTCGCATGA
- a CDS encoding PAS domain S-box protein, whose product MIGNDLDNIAFAGARQTDAASREIEVVYLDSDATARKQIQEGLTDHHADITVTSVATTDAALEAAASTDVSCLVLDPTGLGDIPAALVSNDRYPVVLYTDITAPDSAATVFDDAETVVMKQGDGQPLLLAEKIVSVVSAPVDRTESVLRESVSRIESRAEANEIAVLLADDGTVQWSSEAVSAFVSGLDDTFEVEDLVDAMAGALPDTPSGRRQLRRLRNSPTEPVALRAPGKDHDQYLLRHGYELPDTAGGLTLVLLRDITETARRDAHTALLDLLVERAQDGLYTVDERGVIDFCNDSFAATLGYQPGEVCGKHISEILAPGELPKGQAAVEELLEAPDQESTTVDLRFRRKDGTERELSFNHTLARDEVGNYNGVIGVARDVTERKRREKEYQEMMERFDFALEGAELGVWDWNPKTNDVTFDERWTGMLGYARDELEPHYESWADLVHPDDLDRAEQALGKLKTGETELYQCEFRMRTKDGDWRWIRDLGKVFEWNDDGEAIRAVGIHQDITEERKRQNAIARQRDELVTLDRVNVLVQDLIRALGTTTTQDELAETVCDRIVESELCDIAWIGERSGVSGSLTPKAVAGDDEGCLDSITGDDQTDTCPGETALRTGTIQTTTVESGSESMWESAEAGRGTRSIAAIPIVHGDIVHGVLCVCTDQSDAFTTRVVESFAVLGEMLGFAFMAVQNRRLLSHDKILELTFESRNTDTPLISVANAYGCRLEAVGSVNIDPTHLLYLSVDGGPADAVSEQLRSHEDILDSRVVRTDDDGGILELQVTETIQSLLLDVGARRRSLVAEGGTLSITVEAPLGADSRTIQEALAVCTPDFTLTAKQECEQANDILDTESDPRDNLTDRQQEVLRTAFLAGYYAWPRDTNAEQLAATLDIASSTLLQHLRRAERNLICAIFDV is encoded by the coding sequence ATGATTGGAAACGACCTCGACAACATCGCGTTTGCGGGAGCGAGACAGACCGACGCTGCCAGTCGAGAAATCGAAGTCGTGTATCTCGATTCCGACGCGACGGCACGAAAACAGATACAGGAGGGGCTAACGGACCACCACGCCGACATAACCGTGACGAGCGTGGCAACGACAGATGCCGCGCTGGAAGCCGCCGCGTCGACGGATGTCTCCTGTCTCGTCCTCGACCCGACTGGGCTGGGTGATATCCCGGCTGCACTGGTGTCGAACGACCGCTATCCGGTCGTCCTTTACACGGACATCACTGCGCCGGACAGCGCTGCGACTGTCTTCGACGACGCGGAGACGGTCGTGATGAAACAGGGGGATGGACAGCCGCTGCTGCTGGCGGAGAAGATCGTCAGCGTCGTATCAGCCCCAGTCGACCGGACCGAGTCCGTACTACGGGAGTCAGTGTCTAGAATTGAATCGCGTGCTGAAGCGAACGAAATCGCTGTCCTGCTGGCGGATGATGGGACGGTACAGTGGTCGAGCGAAGCGGTTTCGGCGTTTGTCTCTGGCCTCGATGACACCTTCGAGGTCGAGGATCTCGTCGACGCCATGGCTGGGGCACTGCCCGATACACCCAGCGGTCGCCGGCAGTTACGACGACTCCGGAATTCACCCACCGAGCCGGTTGCCCTCAGGGCCCCTGGCAAGGACCACGACCAGTATCTCCTTCGGCACGGATACGAACTGCCGGACACCGCGGGTGGGCTTACGCTTGTCCTACTGCGGGACATTACCGAAACCGCTCGGCGTGACGCTCACACGGCACTGCTTGACCTCCTCGTTGAGCGGGCACAGGACGGGCTCTACACAGTCGACGAACGTGGCGTCATCGATTTCTGTAACGATTCGTTCGCGGCGACTCTCGGGTACCAGCCGGGTGAAGTGTGCGGTAAACACATTTCGGAAATCCTCGCACCTGGTGAACTTCCGAAGGGACAGGCGGCCGTCGAAGAGCTACTCGAAGCACCTGACCAAGAGAGTACGACTGTTGATCTGAGGTTCCGCCGGAAAGACGGCACCGAACGCGAGCTCTCGTTTAACCACACGCTGGCCCGCGATGAAGTCGGCAACTACAACGGAGTCATCGGCGTCGCACGGGACGTTACGGAGCGAAAGCGCCGTGAGAAAGAGTATCAGGAGATGATGGAGCGATTTGACTTTGCGCTTGAGGGTGCAGAGCTCGGCGTCTGGGACTGGAACCCGAAAACCAACGATGTCACCTTCGACGAGCGCTGGACCGGGATGCTCGGCTACGCAAGGGATGAACTGGAGCCGCACTACGAGTCGTGGGCCGATCTCGTCCATCCAGATGACCTTGACCGAGCAGAACAGGCGCTCGGGAAGCTGAAGACTGGGGAAACCGAGCTGTACCAGTGTGAATTCCGAATGCGGACGAAAGACGGGGACTGGCGATGGATTCGTGACCTCGGTAAAGTGTTCGAATGGAACGACGACGGCGAGGCGATCCGGGCTGTTGGGATCCACCAGGATATCACTGAAGAGCGGAAACGGCAGAACGCAATCGCACGACAGCGAGACGAGCTGGTAACGCTCGACCGGGTTAACGTTCTAGTTCAGGATCTCATCCGTGCGCTGGGAACGACAACAACTCAGGACGAACTCGCCGAGACAGTGTGTGACCGGATCGTTGAGTCTGAGTTGTGTGATATAGCCTGGATCGGTGAGCGATCCGGGGTCAGCGGCAGCCTCACTCCGAAGGCGGTCGCCGGCGATGACGAGGGATGTCTGGACAGCATTACCGGTGACGATCAAACCGACACGTGTCCGGGTGAAACGGCGCTTCGGACGGGAACGATTCAGACGACGACAGTCGAAAGCGGGTCCGAATCCATGTGGGAAAGTGCTGAGGCTGGTCGGGGAACCCGCTCTATTGCGGCGATTCCAATCGTTCACGGCGACATCGTCCACGGAGTCCTGTGCGTGTGTACCGACCAGTCGGATGCGTTCACCACACGTGTCGTGGAGAGTTTCGCCGTCCTCGGCGAGATGCTTGGTTTCGCGTTCATGGCTGTCCAGAACCGGCGGCTGCTCTCACATGACAAGATACTCGAACTGACTTTTGAATCGCGAAACACTGATACGCCCCTCATCTCGGTAGCGAACGCATACGGGTGCCGACTCGAGGCTGTCGGGTCCGTCAACATCGACCCGACCCATCTCCTGTACCTCTCCGTCGATGGCGGACCGGCTGATGCAGTCTCGGAGCAACTTCGCTCTCACGAGGACATTCTCGACTCGCGGGTTGTTCGCACAGATGACGACGGTGGTATTCTCGAACTGCAGGTGACAGAAACCATCCAGTCGCTCCTGCTGGATGTCGGCGCTCGCCGCCGGTCACTGGTCGCAGAGGGAGGGACGCTCTCGATAACGGTCGAGGCACCACTGGGTGCTGATTCTCGCACGATACAGGAGGCACTTGCTGTCTGTACACCTGACTTTACGCTGACGGCAAAACAGGAGTGTGAACAGGCAAACGACATACTTGACACCGAATCGGACCCGCGTGACAACCTGACTGATCGCCAGCAAGAAGTCCTTCGTACGGCCTTTCTGGCCGGGTACTACGCTTGGCCACGAGATACGAACGCTGAGCAACTTGCGGCCACGCTCGATATCGCTTCATCGACGCTCCTCCAGCATCTCCGGCGAGCAGAACGGAACCTAATTTGTGCTATTTTTGATGTTTAG
- a CDS encoding 50S ribosomal protein L37ae has product MWPLGGQQTTMASKSGKTGSSGRFGARYGRVSRRRVAEIESEMNEDHACPNCGEDRVDRQGTGIWQCSYCDYKFTGGSYKPETPGGKTVRRSIRAALSEDEE; this is encoded by the coding sequence ATGTGGCCGCTCGGCGGACAACAGACCACTATGGCTAGCAAGAGCGGAAAGACCGGTAGCTCGGGCCGTTTCGGCGCTCGCTACGGTCGCGTGTCCCGACGCCGCGTTGCGGAGATTGAATCGGAGATGAACGAGGACCACGCCTGTCCGAACTGCGGTGAAGACCGCGTCGACCGCCAAGGCACGGGCATCTGGCAGTGCAGCTACTGTGACTACAAGTTCACCGGCGGCAGCTACAAGCCGGAGACGCCTGGCGGCAAGACTGTTCGACGCTCCATTCGGGCCGCACTGTCCGAAGACGAGGAGTAA
- a CDS encoding ABC transporter ATP-binding protein, whose product MTSPAIETDGLSKQYGDVVALDELNMTVAQGEVYGFLGPNGAGKSTTINLLMDYIKPTSGTARVLGHDPWNDVVACHQRVGICPDRFETYESLSARRHLKLVIDTKRADDDPRALLERVGLADAIERPAGEFSQGMEQRLALAMSLVGEPDLLILDEPFTGLDPHGVALVRDVVEAESERGATVFFSSHVLGQVDIVCDRVGILYEGDLIVEGTLPALRDTCDLSSDATVEDIFMRLTDGSAHAREVDT is encoded by the coding sequence ATGACGTCGCCGGCAATCGAGACTGATGGCCTTTCGAAACAGTACGGCGACGTTGTTGCGCTTGATGAACTGAACATGACTGTTGCACAGGGCGAGGTGTACGGCTTCCTCGGCCCGAACGGCGCCGGCAAGTCGACTACGATCAATCTGCTGATGGACTACATCAAACCAACGTCGGGGACAGCGCGCGTTCTCGGCCACGATCCATGGAACGATGTCGTTGCCTGTCATCAGCGCGTTGGTATCTGCCCCGACCGTTTCGAGACCTACGAGTCGCTGTCCGCGCGGCGGCATCTCAAACTGGTGATTGATACGAAGCGTGCGGACGACGATCCACGGGCACTGCTTGAACGCGTGGGTCTGGCCGACGCCATCGAAAGGCCCGCCGGCGAGTTCTCACAGGGGATGGAACAGCGGCTAGCACTCGCGATGAGTCTCGTCGGGGAGCCGGACCTCCTGATTCTCGATGAGCCGTTCACCGGGCTTGACCCCCACGGCGTCGCGCTGGTGCGGGATGTTGTGGAAGCGGAGTCCGAGCGTGGTGCGACGGTGTTCTTCTCCAGTCACGTTCTTGGGCAGGTCGATATAGTCTGTGACCGCGTCGGGATTCTCTATGAGGGGGATCTCATTGTGGAAGGGACCCTGCCGGCGCTCCGAGACACTTGTGACCTTTCGTCTGACGCGACAGTCGAGGATATCTTCATGAGACTGACTGACGGCTCCGCACACGCCAGAGAGGTGGATACATGA
- a CDS encoding aldo/keto reductase: MDLPSVGLGTMGIGDEAVVRTAIDCGYRHLDTAQIYDNENTVGAGIATADTDRAALTVATKLWVDALEATAVRPATEASLDRLGLDTVDLLYVHRPRGDYDPETTLPAVEAVCETGLTEHVGLSNFDPDQLAVARDHLDAIAAHQVEFHPLFWRESLLVDAQKHDYPLVAYAPLAGGRVFEEPTIVDIADQHDMSPAAVSIAWVTSYENVVTIPKASSRSHLEANLAAADLELSDAEIARIEAIERDEELFPE; the protein is encoded by the coding sequence ATGGACCTTCCATCGGTCGGACTCGGTACGATGGGTATCGGGGACGAGGCGGTCGTTCGGACAGCCATCGACTGTGGCTACCGCCATCTCGACACCGCTCAAATCTACGACAACGAGAACACTGTGGGCGCGGGCATCGCCACCGCCGACACCGACCGGGCCGCTCTAACTGTCGCGACGAAGCTCTGGGTTGACGCCCTCGAAGCGACTGCTGTCCGCCCGGCAACAGAAGCGAGCCTTGACCGTCTCGGCCTCGACACTGTCGACCTGCTGTACGTCCACCGTCCCCGTGGCGACTACGACCCCGAAACGACACTGCCCGCTGTCGAGGCCGTGTGCGAGACCGGACTGACAGAGCATGTCGGACTCTCGAACTTCGACCCGGACCAGTTGGCTGTCGCGCGCGATCACCTCGACGCGATTGCTGCACATCAGGTTGAGTTCCATCCGCTGTTCTGGCGCGAATCACTGCTCGTTGACGCCCAGAAACACGACTACCCGCTGGTCGCGTACGCACCGCTGGCCGGCGGTCGCGTGTTCGAGGAGCCGACCATCGTCGACATTGCTGACCAGCATGACATGTCGCCGGCCGCCGTCAGCATCGCCTGGGTGACGAGCTACGAAAACGTCGTCACGATTCCGAAGGCGTCCTCCCGATCCCATCTCGAAGCCAACCTCGCCGCTGCCGATCTGGAACTGTCCGACGCCGAAATTGCGCGTATCGAAGCCATCGAGCGTGACGAAGAGCTGTTTCCGGAGTGA
- a CDS encoding metal-dependent hydrolase, with translation MMLPTHAIAGLAIATPLLVLAPDHAAVALAGGLVGGVLPDLDLYSGHRRTLHYPSGYTLAVVPAAGFAAILQTPLLIALTFLLMGAALHCRMDRYGGGLELRPWEATSERAVYDHVRGRWRSPKRWILYDGSPADVGLLVLVGAPLFVVLDGPFRWVVAAALLTGATYGLLRRRLAALAPVVFGNVPESIAAHVPDRYRQ, from the coding sequence ATGATGCTGCCGACGCACGCGATAGCGGGGCTTGCCATCGCGACACCGCTGCTTGTCCTTGCGCCAGACCACGCCGCGGTAGCGCTTGCTGGCGGCCTCGTCGGTGGCGTTCTGCCCGACCTCGACCTGTACTCGGGGCATCGGCGCACACTGCATTACCCCAGCGGGTACACGCTCGCGGTTGTCCCGGCTGCTGGGTTCGCGGCCATCCTCCAGACACCGCTGCTCATTGCGCTCACCTTCTTATTGATGGGCGCTGCCCTCCACTGCCGGATGGACCGGTACGGCGGCGGCCTCGAACTCCGCCCGTGGGAAGCCACCTCCGAGCGCGCCGTGTACGACCACGTCCGCGGGCGATGGCGGTCGCCGAAGCGATGGATACTGTACGACGGTTCACCCGCGGACGTGGGGCTGCTGGTGCTTGTCGGTGCGCCGCTGTTCGTCGTGCTTGACGGGCCGTTCCGGTGGGTCGTCGCCGCGGCCCTCCTCACCGGTGCGACCTACGGGCTCCTCCGTCGTCGACTAGCAGCCTTGGCGCCGGTCGTGTTCGGCAATGTCCCCGAATCGATTGCAGCCCACGTCCCGGACCGCTACCGGCAGTAA
- a CDS encoding DUF2103 domain-containing protein has translation MDCRQCATPLDRPGDYCLVCHTANTDAVVLELDRERATVTSLLDGAAVGQRTVTTTPEGDGSDETVVVELRNFAGLVADEVRRKRPEEVYVTGDRDVIAAVRPQLHYEFFRVEGDDPVQRVIDRQGEPALEVVDAAPAEKLGGSHSTLIGGRSGQRVIQTVAGHPHVKKVIPGPIDAGGASSPTGVRAKATRADANGNVRVLIRDGSSVQENRVVTTAGDRELGEHVRADLNEALKEAELQE, from the coding sequence ATGGACTGTCGGCAGTGTGCCACGCCGCTTGACCGACCGGGCGACTACTGCCTGGTCTGTCACACTGCCAATACGGACGCTGTCGTCCTCGAACTCGACCGTGAGCGGGCGACGGTGACTTCGCTGCTGGACGGGGCAGCCGTCGGCCAGCGGACGGTGACGACGACGCCCGAGGGCGATGGGAGCGACGAAACAGTTGTCGTCGAACTCCGCAACTTCGCCGGCCTCGTCGCGGATGAGGTCCGACGTAAACGGCCCGAAGAGGTGTACGTCACGGGTGACCGCGATGTCATCGCCGCCGTCCGCCCCCAACTGCACTACGAGTTCTTCCGCGTTGAGGGCGACGACCCGGTTCAGCGAGTCATCGACCGGCAGGGCGAGCCCGCGCTCGAAGTGGTCGACGCCGCGCCGGCGGAGAAACTGGGCGGGAGCCATTCGACGCTCATCGGTGGCCGGTCGGGCCAGCGTGTCATCCAGACCGTCGCCGGCCACCCCCACGTCAAGAAAGTCATCCCTGGCCCCATCGACGCCGGCGGCGCGAGTTCGCCGACGGGCGTCCGGGCGAAGGCGACCCGCGCCGACGCCAACGGCAACGTCCGGGTACTCATCCGCGACGGCTCTAGCGTGCAGGAGAACCGCGTCGTCACGACGGCTGGCGACCGCGAACTCGGTGAACACGTCCGAGCCGACCTGAACGAGGCGCTCAAGGAAGCCGAGCTGCAGGAGTAG
- a CDS encoding pantoate kinase, giving the protein MSDEAHAFVPGHITGFFTVDRGDDPIETGSRGGGLALSDGVSVTVSRGAETKVTLNDEPIEVEAVERVLDALRTTATVTAETPLPLGSGFGVSGGLALGTALAANAVFGHGLSYNELVTIAHGAEVQSGSGLGDVVGQARGGVPLRLEPGGPQFNYLDAIPARSRIEYVTLGELSTADVVGGDTETLTAAGERALSTVVKEPKLPTFVQAARQFSREANLLTPEVKGVIDDVAEAGGDAAMAMLGETVFALGTGLSDAGYDAAVCAIYPPGATIEDEG; this is encoded by the coding sequence ATGAGCGACGAAGCACACGCGTTCGTCCCCGGCCACATCACGGGATTTTTTACCGTTGACCGGGGCGATGACCCGATCGAGACCGGCTCTCGCGGCGGCGGGCTGGCCCTGTCTGACGGCGTTTCTGTTACCGTCAGCCGCGGGGCTGAGACCAAGGTAACGCTGAACGACGAGCCGATTGAGGTGGAGGCCGTCGAGCGAGTGCTGGACGCCCTGCGAACCACGGCGACCGTCACTGCCGAAACGCCGCTCCCGCTCGGGTCCGGCTTCGGCGTCTCCGGCGGACTGGCGCTTGGTACTGCGCTGGCGGCCAACGCCGTCTTCGGCCACGGACTCTCGTACAACGAACTGGTGACCATCGCCCATGGTGCAGAGGTCCAGTCCGGCTCGGGCCTCGGCGATGTCGTCGGACAGGCCCGCGGTGGCGTGCCGCTCCGCCTCGAACCCGGCGGACCGCAGTTCAACTACCTCGATGCCATCCCGGCTCGCAGCCGCATCGAGTACGTCACGCTCGGCGAGCTATCGACGGCGGACGTGGTCGGCGGCGACACGGAGACGTTGACGGCCGCCGGCGAGCGCGCGCTCTCGACCGTGGTCAAAGAGCCGAAACTCCCGACGTTTGTGCAGGCCGCCCGGCAGTTCTCCCGCGAGGCGAACCTGCTGACTCCGGAGGTGAAAGGCGTTATCGACGACGTGGCCGAAGCCGGCGGCGACGCCGCGATGGCGATGCTCGGTGAGACGGTGTTCGCGCTCGGGACTGGCCTCTCCGACGCCGGCTACGACGCTGCTGTCTGTGCCATCTATCCGCCGGGCGCGACCATCGAAGACGAGGGCTGA
- a CDS encoding KEOPS complex subunit Pcc1: protein MTATHQTHLTAEYDSADRARAIERSIRPEIDDIEGDRTTARLSRDGRQVELTVAAADLVALRAGINTWLTLRGVAEDALAGQK, encoded by the coding sequence ATGACTGCGACACATCAGACCCACCTCACCGCCGAGTATGACAGCGCTGATCGGGCTCGCGCCATCGAGCGGAGCATCCGCCCTGAAATCGACGATATTGAGGGCGACCGGACGACGGCGCGGCTCAGCCGGGATGGACGGCAAGTCGAACTCACGGTTGCGGCGGCTGACCTCGTGGCACTGCGGGCGGGTATCAACACGTGGTTGACGCTACGCGGTGTTGCTGAAGACGCTCTGGCGGGACAGAAGTAA
- the hop gene encoding halorhodopsin: MTAASTTATTVLQATQSDVLQEIQSDFLLNSSIWVNIALAGVVILLFVAMGRDIESPRAKLIWVATMLVPLVSISSYAGLASGLTVGFLQMPPGHALAGQEVLSPWGRYLTWTFSTPMILLALGLLADTDMASLFTAITMDIGMCVTGLAAALITSSHLLRWVFYGISCAFFVAVLYVLLVQWPADAEAAGTSEIFGTLKILTVVLWLGYPILWALGSEGVALLSVGVTSWGYSGLDILAKYVFAFLLLRWVAANEGTVSGSGMSIGSGGTAPADD, translated from the coding sequence ATGACAGCTGCCAGTACCACTGCAACGACAGTGCTTCAGGCGACACAGTCAGACGTGCTCCAGGAGATACAGTCGGATTTCCTCCTGAACTCATCGATCTGGGTGAACATCGCGCTGGCGGGCGTCGTCATCCTCCTGTTCGTCGCGATGGGTCGGGATATCGAGTCGCCCCGCGCGAAACTCATCTGGGTCGCGACGATGTTGGTGCCGCTGGTCTCGATTTCCAGCTATGCCGGCCTGGCCTCCGGGCTGACGGTCGGATTTTTGCAGATGCCACCGGGCCACGCCCTCGCCGGACAGGAGGTTCTGTCACCGTGGGGCCGCTATCTGACGTGGACGTTCTCAACACCGATGATTCTCTTGGCGCTGGGCCTGCTCGCCGATACTGATATGGCATCGCTGTTCACCGCAATCACGATGGACATCGGGATGTGTGTGACCGGCCTCGCCGCCGCGCTCATCACCTCCTCGCACCTGCTACGCTGGGTGTTTTATGGCATCAGCTGTGCGTTCTTCGTCGCAGTGCTGTACGTCCTGCTCGTCCAGTGGCCGGCCGACGCAGAGGCCGCCGGGACGAGCGAGATATTCGGGACGCTCAAGATTCTAACTGTGGTGCTGTGGCTCGGCTATCCGATTCTGTGGGCGCTGGGCTCCGAGGGAGTCGCCCTGCTGAGTGTCGGCGTCACCTCGTGGGGCTACTCCGGGCTGGATATCCTCGCGAAGTACGTCTTCGCGTTCTTGCTCCTGCGCTGGGTCGCCGCCAACGAAGGCACCGTCTCAGGGTCCGGGATGAGCATCGGCTCCGGCGGCACTGCGCCCGCAGACGACTGA
- a CDS encoding DNA-directed RNA polymerase subunit P, with amino-acid sequence MSYKCSRCKRDVTLDEYGGVRCPYCGHRVLLKERSPDVKEINVN; translated from the coding sequence ATGAGCTACAAGTGTTCACGCTGTAAGCGCGACGTGACGCTGGACGAGTACGGCGGCGTTCGCTGTCCGTACTGCGGACACCGCGTCCTGCTGAAGGAGCGGTCGCCCGACGTCAAGGAAATCAACGTCAACTGA